Genomic DNA from Salvia miltiorrhiza cultivar Shanhuang (shh) chromosome 1, IMPLAD_Smil_shh, whole genome shotgun sequence:
GGCATAACTAAATAATTACTCAAGTTTcatcatatataaaaaaatacatcaaaattGAGGCTATAAACTGAATTTCACTTAAAGTTCAAGCTATATATAAACTATAACTTAACCCCAATGCGAATGAACCAAAAAAATATGATCAAGTATATGTAATTATTCTTCAAATGGTCATTAACTATACAACAAGCTATAAGTATtaatacttataaatatgatattCATGTAAAAATAATGTGTGAAATAAAAGTTAATCGAACCTCAAACCGCCATTCTGCTCAAACCTTTTCAAGACTCCTTCCATGGTAATGTCGAAGGCATCGCTAATTCCACCTAGATTCGCATTGGACTTGGAATATAACAATTTTGGTAAAAACTGAATGATGGtctctctcattctcatcaCCTCCTCTTTACTATATTCCTGTAGAGTTCGTTTAATAACCGATGTATCATTCCTAACAATATTATGATCGATAAATATAGAATAATTTGAGGCATTTTTAGGCAAGTGCCACTCATATTGATACTCGAAGCTCCCGTTCCAAAAATAAATCGGAATCGAACCGGCCAACATGCAATCATACATGGATCTCCGGGTCAACCCATCTCCTTTCGGTTGTAAACaaaaatccgaatctagaaacGCTTCCATTATGGCCGGAGCTCCATCAGAACACCGCGTTTCGGAGCAATCCACTACCCGACACGATGTCGTTTCGTTCTTGCAATACCCCATGAGTATGCTCCGGAAGTCGTTCCGGATCTTCTTCCGGGTCGCCCCGACAAACGTAAACAGGCTGGATCTTTGCCTGCCCCGGATCAAACCCTGCCATTGGCGGATATCGGATTCGGATCTCGGGTGGAATGCGGTCGGGTACGGGACGCTGAACTCGAGGTCGTCCCATCGGCTTCTCTCGACGGTGAGGCGGAGCACGTTCTTCATCAACGGCATGTAGATCAAGCGCGTGCCCCAATCGCCGTCGTCGTCGGTGAGCCGCCGGAAATCCCACGTGAGACGCCCGAGCATCAGGAAATGATCCGACCCGTTTGAGCGCCGCCACGGGGCCTGGTTTTTCACCCAGTCGAGCATTGCGGCGGCGTGGAAATCGCGATCTTCGGAGGTGTAGTTGGGCCAGAGGTATTTTCGGACGGCGAGGCCGGCGTAGAAGGGGATGTAGAAGGCGGTGGCTTGGGCGGGGTTGGACGTCGTGCACCGGTAGCTGTTGAGGCGGTCGTGGTAGATGACCTCGGCGGCGTACATGTCGGTCCAGTACCAGGCGGCGGAGAGGTTCGGCGGCACGACGGAGGCGGGGAGGCCGGTGGCGGGACGGCCTAGACCGGCGTTGGAGACGGCGTCGCAGAGGGAGACCCAGGGGTCGAGATCGTGGCAGTTGCGGAGGAGGTCTTTGTTGAGCATGGGGGGGAGGTCGTAGACGTAAATGCTGCCGTGTTTGCAGGCTTCATCGGAGAAGACAGAGTCGAAGCGGAAAGGGGGGAGCATGTAGGGGATGATGAGTAGCTGGAGGAAGATGGTGAGGGCGAGCCATGCATAGGGGTGGGCCGAGATGTTGGATTTGATGGTGTGGACGCTGGTTTTGATCAGTTTCGATTTCTTCGAGGGGTGGTGGTGGTCGTCGGGCGGAGGGGCGGTGGTGGTAGGCAGCATGGAGGGTGGCGCCGGCGGTGGAGGTGTGGTGGTTTAGAAAATTCCACCAATATTTTTTAGTttcctctattttattttagttttggttTGAAATGATAAAGTATTTATATGGATGATACGTGAACCATTTAATTAGAAACCAGCTACCATTAATAACAATTGCATAATTTGCTATCAAAATTTTGAGTTCGAATATTAATACAATAGTGACGTAAATTAAATCATGCAATTCATGATAAATTGATAAGCCAACCAGCTCaagtctatatatatagggataggttcaagtgagattgctatttttcgtaaGATCGTGAGATTAATGAATATGACAGTATATAATGATGAATAAggcaatatatagtgttgaataacgatattcaaaaaattagtaaaatttttgctccATCCAGAATTCGAATCCAGGTAAAAAAATTTCCATTCCAaataaatatcagccataggatacAATAAACAACACTTacaaatcaatttaagatctcaccacatatagggggatctcattggaacgCTCCCTTATGTATATCGTTATTAAACATCATATAATGCCTTgttcaatattatatattatctgATTCATTAATCTCACaatttcacaaaaaatagcAATTTCAGTAGAActacctctatatatatatatatatatatatatatatatatatatatatatatatagagagagagagagagagagagagagagagagagagagaggcgctATTTATACATatgtattatgtatatacataataataGGGGATTAATTGTGTAATATAGGACTATTAATTAAGTTAGTCATTTGGTAGATTAAATCAGTATAATGTACTTACTGTGGAAAGATGAAACTTGACTTTTCCAAATTTACCTAAATTGGTTAGATAGGTAAAATACTATTTTAACTAATTAGCACTAATGAAGTATTACTCATTAATTGATTATGTTAAATCCAATTTTATTAagattcaattttaaaatctccaaatttattttatcaaattgtgGAATTCAATTTCAGCGAATTGAGGATTCAATTTGATCATttcacactacaaaaaaaaaaaaaaaaaaatcactagtGACATGAGGTTTGGTAGCTATTATGTGTGccataaaaattagtgatatTTAATGATGTAGTTAATCACTAATAGTTACACTTTTAAACGctactaatttttatgacacgaaTATTAGCTACcaacagaaccgatcacctacccaccgtgggcatgcataacgtgctCATTATAatggcaattgtaattatagtaagataattttaattagagtaagatttattagttatctttcataattaaaattgccacatcaatggtg
This window encodes:
- the LOC131011918 gene encoding xyloglucan galactosyltransferase XLT2-like, coding for MLPTTTAPPPDDHHHPSKKSKLIKTSVHTIKSNISAHPYAWLALTIFLQLLIIPYMLPPFRFDSVFSDEACKHGSIYVYDLPPMLNKDLLRNCHDLDPWVSLCDAVSNAGLGRPATGLPASVVPPNLSAAWYWTDMYAAEVIYHDRLNSYRCTTSNPAQATAFYIPFYAGLAVRKYLWPNYTSEDRDFHAAAMLDWVKNQAPWRRSNGSDHFLMLGRLTWDFRRLTDDDGDWGTRLIYMPLMKNVLRLTVERSRWDDLEFSVPYPTAFHPRSESDIRQWQGLIRGRQRSSLFTFVGATRKKIRNDFRSILMGYCKNETTSCRVVDCSETRCSDGAPAIMEAFLDSDFCLQPKGDGLTRRSMYDCMLAGSIPIYFWNGSFEYQYEWHLPKNASNYSIFIDHNIVRNDTSVIKRTLQEYSKEEVMRMRETIIQFLPKLLYSKSNANLGGISDAFDITMEGVLKRFEQNGGLRFD